Proteins encoded by one window of Juglans regia cultivar Chandler chromosome 15, Walnut 2.0, whole genome shotgun sequence:
- the LOC108993136 gene encoding bifunctional D-cysteine desulfhydrase/1-aminocyclopropane-1-carboxylate deaminase, mitochondrial — MLCNRWTVRPLSHPLFTIPPINKSFCPIRPTSLSHSPIMDASSKTVVGDAPPTQPSGFDFLTRKPYVPPHWAYHLNPIPSHVFSLGHLPTPIHKWNLPNLPNNTEVWLKRDDLSGMQLSGNKVRKLEFLMADAVAQGADCVITIGGIQSNHCRATAVAAKYLNLDCYLILRTSKVLVDQDPGLTGNLLVERLVGANVDLISKEEYAKIGSVTLTNILKEKLLKEGRRPYVIPVGGSNSLGTWGYIEAIREIEQQLQTGTGDIKFDDIVVACGSGGTIAGLSLGSSLSTLDAKVHAFSVCDDPDYFYDFVQALLDGLEADVDSHDIVNVQNAKGLGYAINTSEELKFVREVAAATGVVLDPVYSGKAAYGMMKDMAENPKKWEGRKILFIHTGGLLGLFDKVEQMATSLGNWRRMDLDEDIPRKDGIGKMF; from the exons ATGTTGTGCAACCGTTGGACAGTCCGCCCGCTAAGTCATCCGCTCTTCACCATTCCTCCCATCAACAAATCCTTCTGTCCCATACGCCCCACCAGcctctctcactctccgatAATGGACGCCAGCTCCAAAACCGTCGTCGGTGACGCACCGCCGACGCAGCCATCGGGCTTCGACTTCCTCACCAGGAAACCCTACGTCCCTCCTCACTGGGCCTACCATCTCAATCCCATCCCCTCTCACGTCTTCTCACTCGGTCAT CTTCCGACTCCAATCCACAAATGGAACCTCCCCAATTTGCCCAACAACACCGAGGTCTGGTTGAAG CGTGATGACCTTTCCGGCATGCAACTGAGCGGGAACAAAGTCAGAAAATTGGAGTTCTTGATGGCCGATGCCGTGGCGCAGGGTGCTGACTGTGTTATAACTATCGGAGGCATCCAAAGCAACCACTGCCGTGCAACTGCTGTGGCTGCCAAGTATCTGAATCTTGACTGCTATCTTATACTAAGAACATCTAag GTCCTTGTGGACCAAGATCCTGGACTGACTGGCAATCTCCTGGTCGAGCGTTTAGTTGGAGCTAACGTCGATCTTATTTCGAAAGAAGAATATGCAAAAATTGGAAGCGTG ACTCTTACTAATATCTTGAAAGAGAAGTTGCTAAAAGAAGGGAGAAGACCATATGTTATTCCCGTAGGTGGATCAAACTCCCTAGGGACTTG GGGCTATATTGAAGCGATTCGGGAGATTGAGCAGCAGCTTCAGACTGGGACTGGcgatataaaatttgatgatatAGTAGTAGCATGTGGCAG TGGGGGTACTATTGCTGGTCTGTCTCTGGGATCATCACTGAGTACATTGGACGCAAAG GTTCATGCATTCTCTGTTTGTGACGACCCTGATTACTTTTACGACTTTGTTCAAGCTCTACTTGATGGACTTGAAGCAGACGTTGACTCACATGATATTGTTAACGTTCAAAAT GCCAAAGGTCTGGGCTATGCAATTAACACCTCTGAGGAGCTTAAATTCGTTAGGGAAGTTGCTGCAGCCACTGGTGTTGTCCTTGATCCGGTATATAG TGGGAAAGCTGCTTATGGGATGATGAAAGACATGGCTGAGAATCCAAAGAAGTGGGAAGGGAGAAAGATCCTCTTCATACATACGGGTGGACTCCTGGGTTTGTTTGACAAAGTTGAGCAGATGGCCACATCGTTGGGTAATTGGCGTCGAATGGATCTCGATGAAGACATTCCTCGCAAAGATGGtattggaaaaatgttttaa
- the LOC108993223 gene encoding cell division control protein 2 homolog A, producing the protein MEQYEKVEKIGEGTYGVVYKARDRTTNETIALKKIRLEQEDEGVPSTAIREISLLKEMQHGNIVKLQDVVHSEKRLYLVFEYLDLDLKKHMDSSPEFAKDLRQIKMFLHQILRGIAYCHSHRVLHRDLKPQNLLIDRRTNSLKLADFGLARAFGIPVRTFTHEVVTLWYRAPEILLGSRHYSTPVDVWSVGCIFAEMVNQRPLFPGDSEIDELFKIFRVLGTPNEDTWPGVTSLPDYKGAFPKWPPKDLAAVVSSLDSTGVDLLSKMLSLDPSRRITARTALEHEYFKDI; encoded by the exons ATGGAACAG TACGAGAAAGTTGAGAAGATTGGAGAAGGAACCTATGGTGTGGTCTATAAGGCTCGTGACCGTACGACAAATGAGACTATAGCCTTAAAAAAGATTCGCTTGGAGCAGGAAGATGAGGGAGTACCGAGCACAGCGATAAGGGAAATCTCCCTCCTGAAAGAAATGCAGCATGGAAACATTGTCAA GTTACAGGATGTGGTGCACAGTGAGAAGCGCTTGTATCTGGTTTTTGAGTACCTTGACTTGGATCTGAAGAAGCACATGGATTCATCTCCAGAATTCGCAAAGGATCTACGACAAATAAAA ATGTTCCTTCATCAAATTCTCCGTGGCATTGCTTATTGTCATTCCCATAGAGTTCTTCATCGAGATCTGAAACCCCAGAATTTGCTAATAGATCGCCGCACCAATTCGCTAAAGCTTGCAGACTTTGGACTGGCCAGAGCATTTGGCATTCCAGTAAGGACGTTTACACATGAG GTGGTCACTCTGTGGTACAGAGCTCCAGAAATATTGCTTGGATCTCGCCACTACTCTACTCCTGTTGATGTGTGGTCGGTGGGTTGTATATTTGCTGAGATGGTTAACCAACGGCCATTATTTCCTGGCGACTCTGAGATTGATGAacttttcaagattttcag AGTCTTGGGTACTCCAAATGAGGATACATGGCCTGGTGTGACTTCTTTGCCCGATTATAAAGGTGCCTTTCCCAAATGGCCTCCTAAG GATCTAGCTGCTGTGGTTTCAAGTCTGGATTCAACCGGAGTTGATCTTCTTTCT AAAATGCTCTCCTTGGATCCCAGCAGAAGGATCACGGCCAGGACTGCCCTCGAGCATGAATACTTCAAAGATATCTGA
- the LOC108993224 gene encoding mitochondrial import inner membrane translocase subunit TIM14-3-like: protein METPLVIGGAVAGAALGTRYLIAAWQAFKARPRMPHARRFYYGGFEKVMTRREAALVLGVRESAVLEKIKEAHKRVMMANHPDAGGSHYLASKINEAKDVLTGRNKVGSSAF, encoded by the exons ATG GAAACTCCTCTAGTAATAGGTGGTGCTGTGGCAGGTGCTGCCTTAGGGACCAGATACTTGATTGCAGCATGGCAAGCATTCAAAGCTCGCCCTAGGATGCCCCATGCTCGAAGATTTTATTATGGTGGGTTTGAGAAAGTCATGACTAGGCGAGAAGCAGCATTAGTCCTTGGAGTCAG AGAGAGTGCTGTGTTAGAGAAGATTAAGGAGGCTCATAAGAGGGTGATGATGGCAAATCATCCGGATGCTGGCGGGAGCCATTATCTTGCTTCCAAGATAAATGAAGCCAAGGATGTATTGACAGGTAGAAACAAGGTAGGAAGCTCAGCATTTTAG